In a genomic window of Quercus lobata isolate SW786 chromosome 4, ValleyOak3.0 Primary Assembly, whole genome shotgun sequence:
- the LOC115987964 gene encoding PRA1 family protein F3-like isoform X1 — MASYGTMQRPGTSSTSPPLTQTDDSKDSARKKRNDFKLLCPFNIPISPEAAAVRIIRNLRYFGLYYTLFVWIILFISLVPRRKVSLILLVVMTIVTSLYLTLLRALPNSVVLHRIIDKRLVLTLLAIGTAVELILTRAAIHLLVSLACGIPIVLVHAVLRVSDDLFVGEEACAAGELVPLVHGKTGDVDIESPASV, encoded by the coding sequence ATGGCTTCTTATGGAACTATGCAACGGCCAGGTACCTCCTCAACTTCACCTCCATTGACTCAGACTGACGACTCCAAAGACTCAGCACGTAAGAAGCGCAATGACTTCAAGCTCCTTTGCCCCTTCAACATCCCCATAAGCCCAGAAGCCGCCGCTGTCCGAATTATCAGAAACTTAAGGTATTTCGGATTATACTACACTCTCTTTGTATGGATTATACTCTTCATAAGCCTTGTTCCCAGGCGCAAAGTTTCCTTAATTCTCTTGGTGGTCATGACAATTGTGACATCCTTGTACCTAACATTACTGCGTGCACTGCCTAATTCTGTTGTCCTACATAGAATTATTGACAAAAGACTAGTACTGACTTTGCTAGCCATTGGGACTGCGGTTGAGCTCATTTTGACAAGGGCAGCTATACATCTTCTTGTTAGCTTAGCTTGTGGAATACCAATAGTTTTGGTTCATGCAGTTTTAAGGGTTAGTGATGATCTTTTTGTGGGTGAGGAGGCTTGTGCTGCTGGGGAATTGGTTCCTCTTGTACATGGGAAAACTGGTGATGTTGATATTGAATCTCCAGCTTCtgtttga
- the LOC115983304 gene encoding F-box/kelch-repeat protein At3g06240-like, producing the protein MSSYLPEEVVVNILSHLPPKSLLRFRCVSKTWLALIGTPDFVSKNLINNSILNTKSQHPYPPFLFVKAREESNSPPPFLGLGGIVSSSNGILCLHDHFQGDVYLWNPSSSLQLMALSRRIYCPRTKDFDYVLGLEFGFDYIADDFKVVGFLDTLNTSFMADTDFVDVELEVYSLGPGLGKQFDTILDLNMLNIFVPYERAKVYDNGFFYWWVGPNEDYDERIVSFDCRNEVFRMTPLPDRSVIGDCNEVWRSLMVLNGFVAMAVHPFRRKKKVSFSIWVLLEFGVKESWTKLFRIGHYFDLEWPLCFCKNGELLMENREGELVLYDPFTQTTKNVQLNGFTKSFLNTQSSGVQAQ; encoded by the coding sequence ATGTCAAGCTATCTGCCTGAGGAAGTGGTAGTAAATATACTCTCACACCTCCCTCCTAAATCTCTACTTCGATTCAGGTGTGTCTCCAAAACTTGGCTTGCTCTCATTGGAACTCCTGATTTCGTATCCAAAAACCTCATCAACAACTCCATTCTCAACACCAAATCCCAACACCCATATCCACCCTTCCTCTTCGTCAAAGCCAGAGAAGAATCCAACTCACCACCTCCTTTTCTCGGACTTGGCGGCATAGTCTCTTCCTCTAATGGCATCCTCTGTCTCCACGACCATTTCCAAGGCGATGTCTACCTCTGGAATCCTTCCTCCTCATTGCAACTCATGGCTTTATCTCGTCGCATCTACTGTCCTCGCACGAAAGACTTCGACTACGTTCTGGGGTTGGAGTTCGGGTTCGATTACATAGCTGATGACTTCAAGGTGGTGGGATTTCTAGACACTCTCAATACCAGTTTCATGGCCGACACGGATTTTGTGGATGTCGAGCTGGAAGTGTACAGTTTGGGCCCTGGTTTAGGGAAACAGTTCGACACTATTCTTGATTTAAACATGCTCAATATTTTCGTTCCCTATGAAAGGGCGAAAGTGTACGACAATGGGTTCTTTTACTGGTGGGTAGGGCCCAATGAAGATTATGATGAGAGAATTGTTTCATTCGATTGTAGGAATGAGGTGTTCAGAATGACGCCGCTTCCGGATAGAAGTGTTATTGGGGATTGTAACGAAGTATGGCGGAGTCTCATGGTGTTGAATGGGTTTGTTGCTATGGCGGTTCATCCTTtcagaaggaagaagaaggtgTCGTTTTCTATATGGGTTTTGCTTGAATTTGGTGTGAAGGAATCATGGACTAAGCTGTTTAGAATTGGGCACTATTTCGATTTGGAGTGGCCATTGTGCTTTTGCAAGAATGGGGAGTTGCTTATGGAGAACAGAGAAGGGGAGCTGGTCTTGTATGATCCTTTTACACAGACAACCAAGAATGTTCAACTTAACGGGTTTACTAAATCGTTCCTTAACACGCAAAGTTCAGGAGTTCAGGCACAATAG
- the LOC115984994 gene encoding uncharacterized protein LOC115984994 has product MLNQIPLDLSPLSDPKFYQYDLDIVVSCHGFICLYYRSQHGDIYLRNPTTPSLSSSGLKPLPPVTPREKFDVEPYSVGVVFDPISIDFKVLRLLNVMYNENLKAEVYTKVLVRGDCLKIVEGLPHSFCPDFWNTVYMGGFFFWWTIDAGVESIVAFDFSKEVFILMTLLDLSAYPCFSQLTVLNKSFCGAG; this is encoded by the coding sequence ATGCTAAACCAAATCCCTCTTGATCTCTCACCACTTTCTGATCCAAAATTTTACCAATACGATCTTGACATAGTCGTTTCCTGTCATGGTTTCATCTGTCTCTACTACCGTTCCCAACATGGTGACATCTACCTACGGAACCCCACCACCCCGTCGTTGTCATCATCAGGACTCAAGCCTCTTCCTCCTGTTACCCCTCGTGAAAAGTTCGATGTCGAGCCATATAGTGTTGGGGTCGTCTTTGACCCAATATCCATTGACTTCAAGGTCCTCAGGCTTCTGAATGTTATGTACAATGAAAACCTCAAAGCAGAAGTGTATACCAAAGTACTGGTTCGTGGAGACTGCTTGAAGATTGTAGAGGGCCTTCCCCACTCTTTTTGTCCTGATTTTTGGAACACAGTGTACATGGGTGGATTCTTTTTCTGGTGGACAATTGATGCGGGCGTTGAGAGTATTGTTGCTTTCGACTTCAGCAAGGAGGTTTTCATACTGATGACGCTCCTGGACCTTTCTGCTTACCCGTGTTTCAGCCAACTCACAGTGTTGAACAAGTCTTTTTGCGGTGCTGGTTAA
- the LOC115987964 gene encoding uncharacterized protein LOC115987964 isoform X2 has product MASYGTMQRPGTSSTSPPLTQTDDSKDSARKKRNDFKLLCPFNIPISPEAAAVRIIRNLRIIDKRLVLTLLAIGTAVELILTRAAIHLLVSLACGIPIVLVHAVLRVSDDLFVGEEACAAGELVPLVHGKTGDVDIESPASV; this is encoded by the exons ATGGCTTCTTATGGAACTATGCAACGGCCAGGTACCTCCTCAACTTCACCTCCATTGACTCAGACTGACGACTCCAAAGACTCAGCACGTAAGAAGCGCAATGACTTCAAGCTCCTTTGCCCCTTCAACATCCCCATAAGCCCAGAAGCCGCCGCTGTCCGAATTATCAGAAACTTAAG AATTATTGACAAAAGACTAGTACTGACTTTGCTAGCCATTGGGACTGCGGTTGAGCTCATTTTGACAAGGGCAGCTATACATCTTCTTGTTAGCTTAGCTTGTGGAATACCAATAGTTTTGGTTCATGCAGTTTTAAGGGTTAGTGATGATCTTTTTGTGGGTGAGGAGGCTTGTGCTGCTGGGGAATTGGTTCCTCTTGTACATGGGAAAACTGGTGATGTTGATATTGAATCTCCAGCTTCtgtttga
- the LOC115987320 gene encoding dol-P-Man:Man(7)GlcNAc(2)-PP-Dol alpha-1,6-mannosyltransferase isoform X1 — MASNSKSSTPMERYGYDVLLGSIAAFYVIMIPYTKVEESFNVQAMHDILYHRHHLDNYDHLEFPGVVPRTFIGALLASILASPFILAMNLLHLPKLYGLIAVRLALGCIILNTLRFFRLQVRDKFGKHVEAFFVILTAIQFHVLFYCTRPLPNILAFGVVNLAYGNWLKGNFFAALNCLIFATVIFRCDMLLLLAPLGLTLLLMKSISLWEALIRCIGIALLCIGLTVLVDSIMWKRILWPEFEVFWFNSVLNRSSEWGTHSFHWYFTSALPRSLLVAYPLFLLGILLDRRILPFVLPVLFFIILYSKLPHKELRFIISSVPIFNLSAAIAATRIYNNRKKTFWKLLNFIMLGLLLISLGCTIITFMASYNNYPSGHALKDLHQIGHLPNNTNEQWVHIDPFSAMNGISRFCETEYPWRYSKEEEIPLEEFCHRNFTFLINEHHYIDGFKCLFSINGFSRTRLQIGFPPLLLLKEPKVFIHGNTKNKDVMNKHWPGCS, encoded by the exons ATGGCTTCCAATTCCAAATCTTCAACACCTATGGAGCGTTACGGCTATGATGTACTGTTGGGATCAATCGCTGCGTTCTACGTGATCATGATTCCGTACACCAAGGTTGAAGAAAGCTTTAACGTTCAG GCAATGCACGATATTCTCTATCATCGGCATCACTTGGATAAT TATGATCATTTGGAGTTCCCTGGAGTGGTTCCTCGcacttttattg GTGCCTTGCTTGCATCAATTTTGGCGTCTCCATTTATATTAGCAATGAATTTGCTACACTTGCCAAAGCTTTATGGTCTTATTGCAG TTCGCTTGGCATTAGGTTGCATCATATTAAACACTCTGCGATTTTTCCGTCTCCAG GTCAGAGATAAGTTTGGAAAGCACGTAGAAGCTTTCTTTGTAATACTAACTGCAATCCAGTTTCACGTGCTGTTCTACTGTACACGTCCTCTTCCTAATATACTAGCTTTTGGTGTAG TCAACTTGGCATATGGAAATTGGCTAAAGGGGAATTTTTTCGCAGCTTTGAACTGTTTG ATTTTTGCTACTGTCATCTTTAGATGTGATATGCTGCTACTTCTTGCCCCTCTTGGCCTGACGCTTCTGTTG ATGAAATCAATTTCATTATGGGAGGCATTAATACGCTGCATTGGGATAGCTTTGTTGTGCATAG GTCTCACTGTGTTGGTTGATTCCATTATGTGGAAGAGGATACTGTGGCctgaatttgaagttttttggtTCAACTCTGTTCTGAATCGAAGTTCTGAGTGGGGT ACACATTCCTTTCACTGGTACTTTACTTCAGCATTGCCACGCTCATTGCTTGTTGCATATCCTCTTTTTCTG CTTGGGATCTTACTCGACAGAAGGATTTTGCCCTTTGTTCTtccagttttattttttatcatacTTTACTCAAAGCTTCCCCATAAG GAGCTTCGTTTTATAATTAGTTCTGTTCCAATCTTCAACTTATCTGCGGCAATTGCAGCTACTAGAAT TTACAACAATAGGAAGAAGACTTTCTGGAAGTTGCTTAATTTCATTATGCTGGGATTATTATTAATCAG TCTAGGGTGCACCATCATAACGTTCATGGCTTCCTACAACAATTACCCAAGTGGTCATGCTTTGAAAGATTTGCACCAGATTG GTCATCTTCCCAACAATACAAATGAGCAGTGGGTTCATATTGACCCCTTTTCAGCCATGAATGGAATCTCTCGCTTTTGTGAAACTGAGTATCCCTGGAG GTAttctaaagaagaagaaatcccTCTAGAAGAATTTTGCCACAGAAATTTCACCTTTCTTATAAA TGAACATCACTATATTGATGGATTCAAGTGTCTATTCTCTATAAACGGGTTCTCAAGAACTCGTCTTCAAATAGGCTTCCCACCGCTTTTACTG CTTAAAGAGCCCAAAGTTTTCATTCAtggaaatacaaaaaataaggaTGTTATGAATAAACATTGGCCAGGCTGCTCGTAA
- the LOC115987320 gene encoding dol-P-Man:Man(7)GlcNAc(2)-PP-Dol alpha-1,6-mannosyltransferase isoform X2: MASNSKSSTPMERYGYDVLLGSIAAFYVIMIPYTKVEESFNVQAMHDILYHRHHLDNYDHLEFPGVVPRTFIGALLASILASPFILAMNLLHLPKLYGLIAVRLALGCIILNTLRFFRLQVRDKFGKHVEAFFVILTAIQFHVLFYCTRPLPNILAFGVVNLAYGNWLKGNFFAALNCLIFATVIFRCDMLLLLAPLGLTLLLMKSISLWEALIRCIGIALLCIGLTVLVDSIMWKRILWPEFEVFWFNSVLNRSSEWGTHSFHWYFTSALPRSLLVAYPLFLLGILLDRRILPFVLPVLFFIILYSKLPHKELRFIISSVPIFNLSAAIAATRIYNNRKKTFWKLLNFIMLGLLLISLGCTIITFMASYNNYPSGHALKDLHQIGHLPNNTNEQWVHIDPFSAMNGISRFCETEYPWRYSKEEEIPLEEFCHRNFTFLINLKSPKFSFMEIQKIRML, from the exons ATGGCTTCCAATTCCAAATCTTCAACACCTATGGAGCGTTACGGCTATGATGTACTGTTGGGATCAATCGCTGCGTTCTACGTGATCATGATTCCGTACACCAAGGTTGAAGAAAGCTTTAACGTTCAG GCAATGCACGATATTCTCTATCATCGGCATCACTTGGATAAT TATGATCATTTGGAGTTCCCTGGAGTGGTTCCTCGcacttttattg GTGCCTTGCTTGCATCAATTTTGGCGTCTCCATTTATATTAGCAATGAATTTGCTACACTTGCCAAAGCTTTATGGTCTTATTGCAG TTCGCTTGGCATTAGGTTGCATCATATTAAACACTCTGCGATTTTTCCGTCTCCAG GTCAGAGATAAGTTTGGAAAGCACGTAGAAGCTTTCTTTGTAATACTAACTGCAATCCAGTTTCACGTGCTGTTCTACTGTACACGTCCTCTTCCTAATATACTAGCTTTTGGTGTAG TCAACTTGGCATATGGAAATTGGCTAAAGGGGAATTTTTTCGCAGCTTTGAACTGTTTG ATTTTTGCTACTGTCATCTTTAGATGTGATATGCTGCTACTTCTTGCCCCTCTTGGCCTGACGCTTCTGTTG ATGAAATCAATTTCATTATGGGAGGCATTAATACGCTGCATTGGGATAGCTTTGTTGTGCATAG GTCTCACTGTGTTGGTTGATTCCATTATGTGGAAGAGGATACTGTGGCctgaatttgaagttttttggtTCAACTCTGTTCTGAATCGAAGTTCTGAGTGGGGT ACACATTCCTTTCACTGGTACTTTACTTCAGCATTGCCACGCTCATTGCTTGTTGCATATCCTCTTTTTCTG CTTGGGATCTTACTCGACAGAAGGATTTTGCCCTTTGTTCTtccagttttattttttatcatacTTTACTCAAAGCTTCCCCATAAG GAGCTTCGTTTTATAATTAGTTCTGTTCCAATCTTCAACTTATCTGCGGCAATTGCAGCTACTAGAAT TTACAACAATAGGAAGAAGACTTTCTGGAAGTTGCTTAATTTCATTATGCTGGGATTATTATTAATCAG TCTAGGGTGCACCATCATAACGTTCATGGCTTCCTACAACAATTACCCAAGTGGTCATGCTTTGAAAGATTTGCACCAGATTG GTCATCTTCCCAACAATACAAATGAGCAGTGGGTTCATATTGACCCCTTTTCAGCCATGAATGGAATCTCTCGCTTTTGTGAAACTGAGTATCCCTGGAG GTAttctaaagaagaagaaatcccTCTAGAAGAATTTTGCCACAGAAATTTCACCTTTCTTATAAA CTTAAAGAGCCCAAAGTTTTCATTCAtggaaatacaaaaaataaggaTGTTATGA
- the LOC115983593 gene encoding uncharacterized protein LOC115983593 translates to MASYGTQPDDSKDSTQKMRNDSMPRYLLRFVRNLRYFGLYYALILWNILFISFVPWSKVSLILLVIITIVTSLHLTLLLRALPISVVLHRIIDKRLVVLLSLLAIVSGVELILTRAAIQLLIILTCGIQILWVHAFLRISDDPSVDEEAFAAGELVPLVHGKTGDVDIESQASV, encoded by the coding sequence ATGGCATCTTATGGAACTCAGCCTGATGACTCAAAGGACTCAACACAAAAGATGCGCAACGACTCAATGCCCAGGTACCTCCTCCGATTTGTCAGAAACCTCAGGTATTTCGGATTATACTACGCGCTCATTCTGTGGAATATACTCTTCATAAGCTTTGTTCCCTGGAGCAAAGTTTCCTTAATTCTCTTGGTGATCATCACAATTGTGACATCCTTGCACCTAACATTACTGCTGCGTGCACTGCCTATTTCTGTTGTGCTACATAGAATTATTGACAAAAGACTAGTAGTATTACTGTCCTTGCTAGCCATTGTAAGTGGGGTTGAGCTCATTTTGACAAGGGCAGCTATACAACTTCTTATTATTTTAACTTGTGGAATTCAAATCCTTTGGGTTCATGCGTTTTTAAGGATTAGTGATGATCCTTCTGTGGACGAGGAGGCTTTTGCTGCTGGGGAATTGGTTCCTCTTGTACATGGGAAAACTGGTGATGTTGATATTGAGTCTCAAGCTTCTGTTTGA